The DNA window TGCAGTCGACGAGCAGCTCCAGCGCGTCGTCGCCGATCAGCGCCGGGGCCAGGGACTCCATCCCCTCGACCGGGATGCCCTCGGCCAGCTTGTCGAGGATCTCGGCCAGCTCGGGGTGCTCGGCGGCGAGCGCGGCGGCCCGCTGCCGCACCGACGGGGTGAGCAGCAGCTCGCGGCAGGGCGGCGCCCAGAGCTGCGGCACGCCCTCGATGGTGCGCTGGTCGGCGACGGCGAAGGTGCGGATCTCCTCCACCTCGTCGCCCCAGAACTCGACCCGGGACGGGTGCTCGTCGGTGGGCGGGAAGACGTCCAGGATGCCGCCGCGCACGGCGAACTCGCCGCGCTTGGTGACCAGGTCGACCCGGGCGTACGCCATGTCGGTGAGCCGGCGGGCCACCTCCTCCAGGTCGGCCTCCTCGCCGGCGGCGAGCTGCACCGGCTCCAGGTCGCCGAGGCCCTTGAGCTGCGGCTGGAGCAGCGACCGGACCGGCGCCACGACCACCCGCAGCGGCCCGGTGCGGCCGTGCGCGTCGGCCGAGTCGGGGTGGGCCAGCCGGCGCAGCACGGCCAGGCGCCGGCCGACCGTGTCGGAGCGCGGCGAGAGCCGCTCGTGCGGCAGCGTCTCCCAGGACGGGAAGACCGCGACCTGCTCCGGGGGCAGCAGGCTGCCCAGCGCGGAGACCAGGTCGTCGGCCTCGCGGGTGGTGGCGGTGACGGCGAGCACCGGCCGCCCGGCCCCCTGCTCGTCGGCGGCCACCGCCGCGACCGCGAACGGGCGCAGCGCGGCGGGGGCGGTGAGGTCGAGGCCGTCGACCTGCGCGGCACCGGAGCGCGCCAGGTCACGCGCCCGGGCCAGCCCGGGGTCGGCCAGGGCGGCGGCGAAGAGTCCGGTGAGCATCAGTGATCACTTCCAGCGGGTCGGCGCATGACGACGACCCCGCGTCCAGCCGGACGGGGGGTGCACCGTTCGAGCCTATCCCTCTCCCCCGACGATCCGGGCACGGCCGCTTTTCGATCTCGACGCCTTCCGGCCCCGGTTCCGCGACGCCGGCAGCGCCCGCCATTCGGATCTTGACGACCTTCGACGGAGCGTGGTGCGGTGGGCGGATGGTCGAGTATCGGGCGGTCTTCGACGCAGAGGTGGTCTTCGCCAACGGCGGCGGCCTGCGCACCGACGGGTTCCGGCTGGACGTGCCGGGCCCGGACGTCACCGACGACGAGCTGGCGGCGCTGCTCGTCCGGCACCTCGGGCTGCTCATGGTCGGCGAGGTGCGGATCAGCAACCGGAGCACGGTGGAGGAGCCACACAAGGGCGGGCGCGGCGTCGAGGCCCCGGCCGCCGGCGGGCGGCGCCTGATCGAACTGAGCCACGAGATCCACGACGGCCTGGTCACGCTCCCCGACCTGCCGGCCCCGCGAATCACCGACTGGCTGAGCCGGGCGGCCTCCCGACAGCGGTACGCGCCGGGCGTCGAGTTCCACATCGGCCGCATCGACATGATCGCCAACACGGGCACGTACGTCGACACGCCGTCGCACCGCTTCGCCGACGCCCCCGACCTGGCCGGGGTGCCGCTGGACCGGCTGGCCGACCTGCCGCCCTGGTGGTCCGCGTGCCCGCCGGCATCCGGGCGGTGGACCGCCTGCTGCTCGCCCCCTACGAGGTGGCCGGACTGGCGGTGCTGCTGCACACCGGCTGGGACGCGCATTTCGGCACCGCCGCCTACGCCGCGCCGGACGCGCCGTACCTGACCGGCGACGGCGCCTCCTGGCTGGTCGACGCAGGCGCGGCGCTGGTCGGCATCGACTCGATCAACATCGACGACATGACCCCGGCGGCGGCCGGCGCACACCGCGCTGCTGGCCGCCGGCATCCCGATCGTGGAGCACCTGACCGGCCTGGACGCGCTGCCGCCGACCGGTTGCCGGTTCACCGCCGCCCCGCCGCGGGTGGCCGGCATGGGCACCTTTCCGGTCCGCGCCTTCGCCGTCGTCGACGCCTGACCCGCGCCGCGCAAGATCCGCACCATTTCGCCGAAGTGGCGGGGTCAACAGCGCTCCGACACCGCCACATCGCCGAGATGGAGTGGATCTTGCCGCTCCGCGCTGCGCTCCCCCGAGGCCACCCCGGCGAGTGGAACCCCCTGGGCGCCAACCGGGAGCCGACACATCCATGGCGTTCCACTAGCCGGCACCCCGACGCGGTGGGTGGAACGCCATGGCCGTCAAAACCCTCTTTTGAGGGCCACAGCGTTCCACCGAGCCGGGTGGTGCTGCGGAGGGGGCGATCAGGCGGCGCGACGAGGACTCGTCGAGGGCGCACCCGGCGCCGGCGTGTTCGTGCGGGAGCAGCGCGGTCAGTAGCGCACCGCGATCCGGCGCTCGACCGCGTCGACCCGGATCTCCCCGCCGTACGGGATGATCAACTGCGGGTCGGTGTGACCGAGGTCGACGTCGAAGACCACCACCGGGTCGTCGGCGTACGGGCCGATCGCGCGCAGGATCGCCGCCCGCTGCTCCTCGCCCCACGCCAGCCGCTCCGCGACGGACAGCGGCCGGTCGAAGTCCCACGCCTTCGGTCGGCCCACCACGATCGCCGGGAAGCCGGCGAGCAGGCCGCGCTCGCCCAGGTTCCGCACGATCCGGAAGACCTCCTGAGCGGGCGGCAGCTCGTTGGAGGTCTCCACGACCAGCACCGAGCCGACCAGCTCGGCGGCGGACGGCACCCGGTCGACCGCCGCCAGCCAGTGCACGATCTCCAGGCAGCCGCCCCAGGTCCGGCCCTGGACCACCCGGGCCGGGCCGTGCCACCGCCAGCCCTCGCCCGGGTACATCGGCGGTTCCTCGGCCAGCGTCGCCGGGTCCCGCCAGTCGCACGGCTCGTCGCCCCACTCGGCGGCGGCGGTCAGGTCCCACCAGCCGGTGGTGAACAGCGCGGCGCGCAGCGAGTCGAGCGTCGTCGGGTGCGGCCTGCCGGAGCGGCCGAGGTGCACGAGCACCGAGCCGCCGTGGTAGGCCACGGTCCCCAGCCGGTACAGGTGGTTGAGCACGTTGGTGTTGTCCGAATAGCCGAAGTACGGCTTCGGGTTGGCCCGCAGCACCTCGTCGTCGAGGAACGGGGTGACCGTGATCAGGTCGTCCCCGCCCACGGTGGCGAGCACCGCGGTGATCGTCGGGTCGGCGAACGCGGCGGTCAGGTCGCGGGCCCGATCGCGCGGGTCGGCGCCCATGACGCGGGTGGTCGGATATTCCACCGGCTCCAGGCCGAGGTCCTCGCGGATCCGGCGCAGGCCCAGCTCGTACACCTCGGGGAAGAGACCCGGCAGGCCGGCGGAGGGTGAGACGACCGCGACCCGGTCGCCCGGCTGCGGCTTGGTGGGGTAACGCGGGGGCGTCATGATCCGACGCTATCGGCCCGCACCAGCGATTTCCGGCCATAGGCTGGGGCCGTGGACGACGAGCCGGAGCTGCGCACCCGGGACTGGCTGCCCCGCACGGCGGCGCTGGTGCTCGGCACCTTGGCGCTGGCCAGCGCGTTCATCGCCGCCTACGTCGGCGCGCTGCACAAGCCGGACCCGAAGGACGTGCCGGTCGCCGTGGTCACCAGCGACCAGCAGGCGCAGGCCGTGATGTCGGCCGTCCGCGCCCGCACCGACACCATCAAACCCGTCGGGTACGACAGCCGGGCCCGCGCCGTCGACGGCCTGAACGACCGCTCGGTGTACGCGGTGCTCAGCTCCACCTCCGGCGGCCTGACCCTGACCACCGCCAGCGCCGGTGCGCCCGCCGCCACCGAACTCGTCACCGACGTGTTGACCCAGGCCGCCCGGCAGGCCGGCGTGCCGCTCCAGGTCACCGACGAGGTGCCGGTCTCCGGCGGCGACCCGCGAGGCCTGGTCCCGTTCTATCTGGCGGTCGGTGTGGTGCTCGGCGGCTACCTGGCGTCCACCGCGCTCGGCATCTCGCTCGGCACCAGCCCGCGCGGGCTGCGCCGCGCCGGGTTGCGGATCGCCACCCTCGCGGTGCACTCCATTCTGCTCGGCATCATCGGCGCTGTGCTGGTCGGGCCGGTGCTGGACGTGTTCCCGCACGACGTGGGCACGATCGCGGTGGTCGGCGCGCTGGCCGCGTTCGCGGCCGGGATGGTCGCGACGGCCGTGCAGGCGTGGCTCGGGCTGCTCGGCACCGGCATCGTCATCCTGCTGCTGGTGGTGCTCGGCAACCCCGGCTCCGGCGGCATCTACGCGCCCGAGTTCCTGCCCGCGTTCCTGCGCGGCATGCACCGCTGGAACGTGCCGGGGCTCACCACCGACCTGCTCAAGTCCGCCATCTACTTCGACTGGCGCGGCAGCGGATGGTCGCTCGTCGGGCTGCTGGTGTGGGTGGCCGCCGGCCTGGTCGGGCTGCTCACCGCGACGCTGTTCCGGGCCCGCCGGCGGGCCGCGCGCACCGGTCCGGAACGGCGCGCCGCCGCAGAGGGGTGACCGGTCGGCGCGTCCCAGAGTGCAGATCATCACGCCGTCCCCCTCCTGCGTTCGGGGCACGCGCGGATACCATCCAGGGGAGTCGGACAGCGCTGTCCTTCGTCCTCGCGTAAGGAGCGCACCCGTGACCGACCAGCACGACCACGACGGCCCCGACGCCGCTCTCCGGGCCGACATCCGCCGCCTCGGCACGCTGCTCGGGCAGACCCTGGCCCGGCAGGAGGGCCGCCCGCTGCTCGACCTCGTCGAGGAGATCCGCGCCCAGGTCCGTTCCGACGCGCCGGCCGCCGCCCAGCGCCTCGCCGGGCTCGACGTCACCACCGGCACGAAGCTGGCCCGCGCCTTCTCCACCTACTTCCACCTGGCGAACATCACCGAGCAGGTGCACCGCGCCCGCGACCTGCGCCGCCGCCGCGCCACTCACGGCGGCTGGCTGGACCAGGCCGCCAAGATGATCGCCGAGCGTGGCGTGCCGGCCGAGGAGATCGCCGCCGCGGCCCGGCGGCTCGCCGTCCGCCCGGTCTTCACCGCGCACCCCACCGAGGCGGCCCGCCGGTCCATCCTGTCCAAGCTGCGCGCGATCGCCGACGAACTGGACGCCGAGACCGCCAACGCGATCCTCTACGGCGCCAGCGACGAGGGCCCGGCCAACCGCCGCCTCGCCGAACTGCTCGACCTGATGTGGCAGACCGACGAGCTGCGGCTCGACCGGCCGGACCCGACCGACGAGGCCCGCAACGCCATCTACTACCTCCGCGACCTGCACGCGGAGGCCGCGCCGCAGGTCCTCGACGACCTCGCCGACACGCTGCGCACGCTCGGCGTGGAGACGTCGCCGACGGCCCGCCCGCTGACGTTCGGCACCTGGATCGGCGGCGACCGCGACGGCAACCCGTTCGTCACCCCGACGGTCACCCGCGAGGTGCTGCGGATTCAGCACGAGCACGGCATCGAGGCCACCGAGAAGGCGATGGACGAGCTGATCAGCGAGGTCAGCGTCTCCCGCCGGCTGCGCGCGGTCTCGCTCGACCTCTCCGCCAGCCTGGCCAAGGACCTGGACGCGCTGCCCGAGGTGGCGCCCCGGTTCCGCCGGGTCAACGCCGAGGAGCCCTACCGGCTCAAGGCCCGGTGCGTGAAGGCGAAGCTGGCCAACACCCGGGAGCGGCTGCGCGCCGGGACCCCGCACGTGCCGGGCCGCGACTACCAGGGTTCCACCGAGCTGATCGCCGACCTGGAGCTGCTACGCGCCTCGTTGGCCCGCAACTCCGGGCAGCTCACCGCCGTCGGCCGACTGGCCTCCACCA is part of the Micromonospora sp. WMMD980 genome and encodes:
- a CDS encoding S66 peptidase family protein, which encodes MTPPRYPTKPQPGDRVAVVSPSAGLPGLFPEVYELGLRRIREDLGLEPVEYPTTRVMGADPRDRARDLTAAFADPTITAVLATVGGDDLITVTPFLDDEVLRANPKPYFGYSDNTNVLNHLYRLGTVAYHGGSVLVHLGRSGRPHPTTLDSLRAALFTTGWWDLTAAAEWGDEPCDWRDPATLAEEPPMYPGEGWRWHGPARVVQGRTWGGCLEIVHWLAAVDRVPSAAELVGSVLVVETSNELPPAQEVFRIVRNLGERGLLAGFPAIVVGRPKAWDFDRPLSVAERLAWGEEQRAAILRAIGPYADDPVVVFDVDLGHTDPQLIIPYGGEIRVDAVERRIAVRY